Within Nitrospirota bacterium, the genomic segment GAAGGTTTCTTGGATCTCAGGCTGCCCAGCGCGCTGGATGGTCACCGTGAGCTCCCACTGGCCGCCCATCCCAAGGTTCGCCTTGGCCTCGTACACGCCGTCTTTCCCGAGCGCCATCGGAATCGTCGCCGGGACCATTCCCGGCATCGGCATGGTGTATGTGAGCGACACGTTGGCCGTTGAGACAGGCTTGCCGGTCTCGTCCGTCAGTTTGACCCGGATCCGGTTCTCTCCGATCCGCGGAGACGCTGGCTCGGTCGAGAGCAGTAGCGTGAGCCCGCCGGTCTTCTTTTCCCGCTTGGCCCCGGCGACGGACGTTGTCTCTTGTGCCCCCATCTCCATCCCGCCCATGTCCATCTTGCCCATCCGGGCCTGCTCCATCCGGATACCGCCCATCCCCAGCGCACCCATCATGTTCGTGGCGGCCATCAGCTTGCTTTCCGAGTCAATGAGGAAATTGCCCGACGTCACCACGCGGTCCCCTTCTGCCAATCCGTCGAGGACCTCGTAGTAGGCTCCGATCTTCGGGCCCAGCTTGACCTGCCGCGGTTCGAAGAGGCCGTCGCCGCGGACGACGAAGACGAGCTGCCGCGTCCCGGAGTCCAGGAGTGCCTGCTCCGGAATCGCCACTTTGCTCCCCCGGTTCACGTTGACGAGCACGTCCCCGTACATGTCCGGCTTGATGCGGCCGTTAGGGTTCGGCAGGTCCAGGCGGACCTTGACGGTCCGGGCGTCTTTGTTCAGGTAGGGATAGATGTACGACACTCGGCTGTGGAACCGCTCCCCGGGGTAGGAGGCGAAGGTCACCGTGGCCGGCTGTCCCATCTTCACAAACGGCACCTCGTACTCGTATATCTCGGCATTGATCCAGACCGTGGACAGGTCCGCGATCGAGTACAGCGTCGTCTCCGGTTCGACGTACTTTCCTTTGAACACTTTCTTCTCGACGACATACCCTGTGACCGGCGCGGTCATCGCGACGGACGTTTGCGCCTTGCCCCGTCTGGCGAGTTCGTTGATCTGGTCGTCGGTCAGCGTCCATAGCCGCAGCCGGTCGCGGGCAGCCTCGACCAACTGCTCGGCCTGTGCACGGACCTCCGGGATCGGGCTGTCTCCGACCTTGTCACGGGCCTTGAGCGCGAGGAGATACTCGTCCTGGCTCGCCACGAGATCGGGACTGTACAGCGTGAACAGGGGTTGGCCTTCGTGGACGAACTGGCCTGTGAAATCTGCGAAGAGTTCTTCCACCCATCCCGAGACGCGCAGGTTGACGTGGGTGATCCGTTGCTCATCGTAACCCACTCTGCCGACTGCCCGAACGACGGTCTCGAGCGGCCGTTTCTCCACCAGCGCGGTCTTCACCCCGATCAACTGTTGTTTGAACGGGGTGACCATGGCGTACGCCTGGGCGGGCCCGCCCTCCGGAGCTGCTGGGGGTTTCATGTCCGCCATGCCGGGCGACTGCGACTCTCCTTGCACGGCGTAGCGGGACCGCTCCTCACCGGTCTGCAAGGGCCGTGAGGGCTCCCTTCCTTCGATGAGCCAGACCCCGCCGGCCGCCACGATCATCCCGATCGCGATCCACGTCGTTCGCATTGTTTGCCACGTCATGACGCGCACGTCGCACCTCCTTCCTTACAATTCCCTGCCGACCACCTGCTCAAGTTCGGCGACCCTCTGTTGCCATTCGACCAGCGCGCGATAGTACGCAAGCTGAAACTCTCGAAGGGCCCGGTCGGCTTCGATCAGGTTCAGAAAATCGGTGCGGCCGGTCCGATAGCCGGCTCGCGCCGATGCGAGGCTTTCCTCAGCCTGCGGCAGGACGGTGGTCCGATACAGCACAGCGATTTCCCAACTGGCGCGCACTTTCGCGAGCGCGTCTCGGATTTGGAAACGCGTCAGGTTTTCCAGCGACTGGAGGTCGGCGCGCGCGGCTGCCACTGCCGCCGCCGCCTCTTGCGCGGCCGCGTCGTACTTCGGCTTCGTCCAAAAGGCAAACGGCAGGTTGATGGCCATCACGGCGCCGAAGCCGTCATGGGCCTGGAAGTTCTGGAACCGCTGCACCGCGACCGTGACATCCGGATAGTACTGACGGTGCGCGAGGGCGCGGGCGTGCTCGTTCCGCCGGACCGCCAGAGCGGCCGCTTTTACCTCCGGCCTGGCGTCGGCCGCCATCTGAAACAGCTCGTCGAGGTCCTTGTCGAACCGCGCCGCGCGCGGCTCCTGCGGGAGCCCCACCGGCGACCGAGGGTCCCGATTCAACAGCGTGTTGACCTTGGCCTGGGCCGTGTCACGACGCTGCTCCAGCACGGGGAGCTGTTGGTGAAGCGTGGAGAGTTCGACCTGGGCCTTGAGCACATCCACTTGACTCCCTTTCCCCGTGCGGAATTTCGCCACGGCGATGTCCAGGAACTGGGTCAACAGATCGATCTGCTCGTGGTGGATCTGGATCGCCTTGTGAGCGAAGAACAGGTCGTAATAGGCCTGTTTCAGCCGCGCGATCACCTCCCGTTCCTTGGCCCGAAGGGCCTGTTCGGTGATCTCGGCCGAGCGAGTGGCAACCTCCTCCTTGAGGGCGAGTTTTCCTGGGAAAGGGAATTTTTGGGACAGCCCGATGATCGTGTTCTGCGCCTGCCCAAGGTTGAAGGAATCGGGCAGATTCCACCACTGGACTTGGAAGCTCGGGTCCTCCAGCGATCGGGCCTGAGGAACCCGTTTTGCCGCAGCTTCCCATTGTTGCCGCGCCGCTTGAATCTCCGGATTTCGAGCCAGGGCTTCCTGGACCAAATCCGACAAAGGCAATGATTCACGCGGGGACAGGTCTTTCCCGTCGGCACTTGGGGCCAGGCCTAGAGCGAATGTCAGCACCGCCCCGGCAATCAGATGGCACGTTTTTCCGTCCCGGTATATATGCCGGTACATATGAAGGTCCTCCTCCGCATCCTCAGAAGCCGGCGCCGACTCCGACGATCGGGGCGAAAGCACCAAGGGGAATACCGGAACCCCGGATCGTTCCGAATCAGCCCGACTGGCAGCGCTATGACGAACGGGATTGAAGAAAAGCGAGGATCGGCGGGATCAGATACGAAGCACGGTGCTCTTCAGAAGTAAGTCCCGTGGAGGACTGCTTTCTGGGTAACGGAGCTTGCCGCCGCTCCGTGTACCGAGATTGAGCGACAGAGTCAACGAGGTGGTATCTTCGGGACAGAACGTCTGGCAGTCTGAGGCGGTGTAGGACGGGGCGGGATTGTTGACGCTCAACGTCTTGAAGGCGTCGCAGAACTGGCGCGCAGCCTGTTCCTCAGGAGTTGAGCAAGCGCGCCCCTGCATCGTACTGTCCGTTGGCTCACTATCCGGCGAGGCGAATAGCGGCAGGACACAGGCGTAGGCGTTGAAACTCAAAGCCAGGAACAGCAGGATGAGTGGCAGAGCCAAAAAGACCAAACCGGAGCGCATGC encodes:
- a CDS encoding FixH family protein; translation: MRTTWIAIGMIVAAGGVWLIEGREPSRPLQTGEERSRYAVQGESQSPGMADMKPPAAPEGGPAQAYAMVTPFKQQLIGVKTALVEKRPLETVVRAVGRVGYDEQRITHVNLRVSGWVEELFADFTGQFVHEGQPLFTLYSPDLVASQDEYLLALKARDKVGDSPIPEVRAQAEQLVEAARDRLRLWTLTDDQINELARRGKAQTSVAMTAPVTGYVVEKKVFKGKYVEPETTLYSIADLSTVWINAEIYEYEVPFVKMGQPATVTFASYPGERFHSRVSYIYPYLNKDARTVKVRLDLPNPNGRIKPDMYGDVLVNVNRGSKVAIPEQALLDSGTRQLVFVVRGDGLFEPRQVKLGPKIGAYYEVLDGLAEGDRVVTSGNFLIDSESKLMAATNMMGALGMGGIRMEQARMGKMDMGGMEMGAQETTSVAGAKREKKTGGLTLLLSTEPASPRIGENRIRVKLTDETGKPVSTANVSLTYTMPMPGMVPATIPMALGKDGVYEAKANLGMGGQWELTVTIQRAGQPEIQETFAVTAGGGMPGT
- a CDS encoding TolC family protein produces the protein MSDLVQEALARNPEIQAARQQWEAAAKRVPQARSLEDPSFQVQWWNLPDSFNLGQAQNTIIGLSQKFPFPGKLALKEEVATRSAEITEQALRAKEREVIARLKQAYYDLFFAHKAIQIHHEQIDLLTQFLDIAVAKFRTGKGSQVDVLKAQVELSTLHQQLPVLEQRRDTAQAKVNTLLNRDPRSPVGLPQEPRAARFDKDLDELFQMAADARPEVKAAALAVRRNEHARALAHRQYYPDVTVAVQRFQNFQAHDGFGAVMAINLPFAFWTKPKYDAAAQEAAAAVAAARADLQSLENLTRFQIRDALAKVRASWEIAVLYRTTVLPQAEESLASARAGYRTGRTDFLNLIEADRALREFQLAYYRALVEWQQRVAELEQVVGREL